The genomic stretch gcacaggggaGGTGCACAGCTCTGCCACGTCGGCATGCGTCCATCAGACCTACCTGGGAATTCACAAGACGAATGGTTGTCTTTTGCCCCACATCTTCTTGAAACCCCTTGATAGGAGCCCCATTGAATCGCAAGACGGCATCATGGCTGTCTGAAagcaaaccacagtgaaaaccTGTGAGCTGACAACTGGCTTTTGAGTGGTACAAGGGATGTGCAATAGTTCATTCACctgcatttctaatgcaatCTGGCCAGTCCCTGGCTTTCCATGTGACAACTGTAAGTACCAAGTCAGATTCTGTGGAAGAAGTTGTTAGTCTGACTTCATGATCAGTATACTTTTAAAACCCCACTTCCTTAAACCACAGTCCCctggcaggctgagagagcagcCCTAACATTCACTTTGCACAGAGGAGCACAGCAtctccctccctcttcttcTTTCCAAACACTTTACCGGCAGATAGACCGATGTATAATTAATTTGCCACGTCGTTGGCTGCAGACTAAGGAACTAGGAAATAACAGTGAGCCAGCGTCCTCTCTTATAGCCTGGAGGTTGACCAGCCTGAGACACATGTATAATAACCACAGTGGAAAGTACAGCTGACTTCAGCCTCCCAcgttacagaaataaaaccactgcTGTGCATTCAACAGGCACAGCTTGTTACATGCCTCGGGATTCACTGCATTTTCCTCTGCTGGCATCATCTCTTAAGATAGCACAGCATTCCTCCAGCACCCTCCTCTGCCTTGGCACAGCCAGCCAGGCTGTTGTAATGCCACAGAGCCaggctgttgctgctgcaggacagaGGGCGTTCATGCCTGTCACCCTGGTTTCTCCATACCTACTGGCTAGATTCAGATATAGAAAACATTTCACGTGGTCAGAAGCCTTGGTTTAGTGGATCTGGACCAAATTTCCTGCCTTTGCACTGGGGCCACACAACCACAACTCATGGCAGCTGCCCTGGGGTCCTTCCCCAGGCAGGGCAGAAGGGCTCACCTGGTCCAGAACcagagaatcccagactggttttggttggaagggaccttaaagctcacccggttccacccccctgccacaggcagggacaccttccactagagcaggttgctccaagtccctgtgtccaacctggccttgaacactgccagggatggggcagccacagcttctctgggcaccctgtgccagtgcctcagcatcctcacagggaggagcttctgcctaatggctaatctcagtctcccctctgtcaagttaaagccattcccccttgtcctgtcactgcaggccGTTGTAACTGGGTCTTTCCAAGATCATTGTCTTGAAAACATGGCCATCCTCAGGAGCAATGCTGGAGGATCGATAATCACTGGCGGCAAAGACTAGTTTCTCATCTACTTTATTCTTACAGACAAGTGAATCTTGTTTGGAAGCCTtccaaaacaacacacaaaaccTAGAAAGGTGAAGTTCCTGAAAAGAACTTGTCCACGCTGAGAAGCAGCTCTGTAGTTAACCATTACAGACCCTTACCTCCACATTCTACCTTGCACCCACAGAGTAAAGGGTTATAATTTTCCCATTTAACTTCTGCCGGACACCAAGTGTTATTATGCCctaaatctgcatttttaaagggTGTTCAGTGACTGCTCAGGCAGAGTTCCCGGCTCTTCGAAGCACTCTGTTTCCACGTGGTTGTGCTGCACTTGCTGTTTCTCCCATCACATTTTTCACTAGTAATTCATAAACTCCAGTAACACCGAGAGCCCAGTAAGATATGAGCTGCTGTTTGCAAGCTTCTCCCTGTTCTGCTCTGCCAGCCTCCCTTACAGTGCCTAATTGCTCATTTCATGTGATTACACAGAACAAGTATTTCCTGGAACAACAATTCAGCAATCTGCTGCGCTCATCTGCACAAGTGCTTCATTGCAGGCTTGTCAGATCTAGCACCTTTTTGGCTCCTTCCTCCAACAAAACCGCTTCTTTTCCTATGTGGAAATACACCACGTGAAAACTAGGGAAAGAAGTATATAAATACACTGAATTCTCCTGAAGTGTTCAATATTCAACTCAAGGTTGCAAGTGCCCAAAACTCTGCACTAGCAGAGATGACTGCTTGAGCAGAAAGGTTAAAGTCTGCGACCAAGGTGTGAGGAACACAAGCCACGGACACCCGCAGGGGTTAACGGCATTTGCCTCGGGCACATTACAATAGTGACCTTCACAACATCCATCCCTTGTGATCTGGAACAAACTGGTGTTTCAGTTTCAGGGACAGGTTCAGAGACAGGCTGTAGGAACAATGGAGTGGCTTTCCATGCCTGACATCCTTCCAGCTGTGTCACAGCCAGAGCACAGCCCGCTGCATTTCCTGGCTGCTCCAGTTCTGAATCCAGTTCTTTTGTGGGCTGCATTACCACAGTCCATAAACCCTCAGCTCTTGAGAGGGTCTCTTTACCGAGGAGCGAACAGTTTTATCAGTGTGAAGGGGTCTAACAGAGACACCCTTGCACACAAGCCAGCTGTATCAGGGGAACACGTTCAACAGAAGGTCACTGCCACAGAAACCTTTAGCTACTGAACTTCAAGGGGCACCTAAACAAGCCAAAGGTACTCAGAGGAAAAGCCAGAACTGGCTTCCCAAGCCTTGACCCACCTAACCTCAAACACTCCCAAGAGGTGGAAACAATCACATCCCAGATGCAGTTTTTACCAGGAGGCAATGCTATCCTGGTTCATACCACCACAACCGTTTTCATCACGCCTTTCGTAGCATTTCTACACACTTCAGGCTGTTCAGCCTCATTCTAAGCACAGAGGAAATTGGAAGAGAACTTCTGAGAAAGTATCAGAACAAAACGCTGACCCTCCCATAAGGACCCTGGGACTATGAAGGAACTATGAAGGACTACGGCTGGAGGCTTTACCCAAGCTGTCTGTGAATAATGGATTAAAAGCTATCCATCTACTTGTTTCAGAGGATGAGGTTCCTTGCAGATTAGTCCGGGCCAAAGGGACCTGATCCAACAGACAATTTATGAACACACTGATGTCCGCAAACAATTTCCACTGGAGAGAAAACTCCTCTAGGCTTTAAAACTTCTTCAGTGAAGCTGCAGTTTAGCAAAGTGTGAGCCTCAAACAAGAACTAGTGAAGAAAGCTGAGGGAACTGCAGGCACAGGAGAATTTTCTGCCAGGCACAAAATCCTGAGGTGAAGGCTGCAGCGCTGGTTTCCCCTGCATGCTTCTTACTTCTTTGGTATCAAAACATTCAGTACGAGACCAGTGCTTCAGCATTTATTAATTAATGCATTAATGTCAGATAAATATGGTCAAGTAAGACTTTGCAAAGCACCATCAAACTTGGTCTAAAGGAGAGATAAAATAAAGCCCTGTAAAAGTTTTGCCATGGTCTTCTGGGCCAAACTCAAGATACTGCCTTATGATTCAGAATGAAAGCCACAAGAACCACAGCATCACTGAGACTGAAAGGGATCTCTGACGACTGCCTGCGCCCGACCCCTGCTCAATGCTGGGTTAACTACGGCACATTGCTAAGGGCtgtgttcagggtttttttaccctaatttagtgttttctttcacttcctcTCTGAAGAAGTCTTTCTGAATAAAAAGATTTCTGACTGTTGACTATGCAATGAGGGCATTTGCATTACTTAACCCACCCAAACGCTCTCAAGAAACAAACACTCAAGGAGCCCCTCCCTGGTATCCAGTGTCAGTGCTACCCTTTAGTGATGCCAATGTGATCATGAACGTTGAAAGGACTAGCTGGAATAGAATTACCTGCACATGTGTCATGTCCTCTTAGCTGAACCCAACACTTACGCTCTCTTGGGGCTTGCCTATTTTGGTCTGCCCAAGGTCTAAGGCTCCCAAGCATCGTGAGTCAGGGCATCAAAATGCAGCCTACCCTGTGCAGCCTGTACAcccagagaggaagggaaaatctgATCATTATTCTTACCTCGTCCTAGGCTGTAGCATTCACTAACTTTAGAAGAAGTTTAAGGATAATATTTCAACTTATTTTAAACACACCACACCAGACTTATTGGGAAGAGCATGACAGTAGGCTGCTTCGATTCAGCGTTAGTTATAAAACAATGTAATTTGACTTTATGCTAATAGGAAGATACCAACCTATCTCTTGTCCCAGATGAGATGATCGCAGAGACCCTGCTGAGGACACGACAGCACAGCGCCCCAGGTGGCCCACTGTTTCATTGAGGCTTTTCCCTGGTAGGTATTGCTGCCATTCAGAGGTATCAAAAGGACCATCCGATCCCTGTATCATGGTGACGTTCACCCTGTCCCGTAGCTggcagagcagcttctctgggctgagTTTAGCAGCATTCCTCTTCCCCTTGTAAGTCACATTGTACTTGTTCATGGACAGGTAATTTTTTCTGACCTTCTGCAGCCTAGGTATGAGATTTCTCGATGAACTGTCCTTATCCCATACCTTCATAGAGTCTGTTACTTTCTTGGACTTCTCAGCTATTCCAGAGATGCTGTCTTTCACTTGGTTGTGGTTACCAAACCATGTTCTGGGTATCACCCCCAGTTCACTGGCTGCTTCACGGAAAAGGCCCTGTGATTTAAGTGGGTTCCACTTTTCTGAAGTCTGTAAATCATCAGTCTCAGTCTTGAAAGGAACATAGTAGCTTCTTCTCGTCTCTCTCCACAGGCAAATTGTCAGCGCTACCAGTATCACCACAAGAACACACATTAATTTTTTCAACACATTGACGTGAACCATAGTGTATGGTGCATCCAAATGGGACAATGAACATGGGGCAGGAAGCTGGTCctggaagagaggaaaacatcTTAGTCAGGGCTGTGTGCACAGGCATGAGTATACCATAGAATGCTTGGGCTGGAAGGACCTcgaagaccatccagttccagcccccctgccacaggcagggacaccttccactagaccaggttgctcaaagccccatccaacctagaCTTgaatatagatatataaaagTTATAAACATCAGTGCGTGGGCcatggaagggggaaaagagaaCATCGGGGCAATTTTACAATTTCAGGCTGTTTAAAGATCTCATTTCAAAGTCCACCACCTCAAATACTATGCAGAAAGACTTGAGCTGCCTATTAGCCTCAGATGCTAACAGCGGTCTGAGGCCACTGCCACTCAGACCTTTTTCCTGTTCCCTGCCACAAGTGACAGTTAAGTTTAACCTTGCCAGTATCATACCAGCAGCAGGGTAAGTCTCCATTTCACTTCCCTTATCTCCCATCCCAGTCAGCCAATATCCAAATCCCATCACTAGCATTTCAAGAACTGAGCTCCTACTTGGACCATAAGCATGAACACTAATGAAGCATATAATGGGGCATATAACTAtggggaagaaaacccaaaagctGTGATGTCATGAACACCAGGAGCTTCACCAGCCTGGTACTGCTATACTCGGTGACTTCCCAGGAAACTCCTTCAAGCCTGCAGTGGTCTGAGTGCATTCCCAACATGCAACCTCTCTAAACAGCTGGGAGCCCATGAATCCACAGCAGGGTTTGAGGCATGTTTGGTTCATAAATGCACTTTGAAAAACATTACTCAAGGTACGTCACCCCTGGAGAAAGCAAAGCCAAGCCCTGTCGTGTACAGTGCTGCCTGTCCTCTTTCGTGCTTCCTCACACTAGTGGACACCTCCAACTCCCATCATGCTATACAAGGGGGAAATTCAATAGGAGTGCCCAAATggcagctcagcctgggcagCACAAGGGACTGGTGTGGGAAACATCTGCTGAGGCGTAAACACCTTGTGAGCAGAGCATGAAACCACAGAACATAGGAGGGCAGATGCTCATTTTCCTACACGGCTGCTCTGCGGTGCGCCCAAAAACCATGGGAGCAGTACAGAGACATGGGTGTCTTCAAGAGACAAACACATGCAAATCACTACCCGTCTAAGAGAGACACTAGTAACAACTCCCTCCTCCAGCAACTTCCTGAAAGCAAGCAGTGCTAAGCTCTGGTACTGAGAAGTTACCGAGCTACCAACACACTACCTGTGGataaggcagcagctctgcacctcAAGTCATTTTTGGCTGTTGGCAGATTTTCTTCTGAGCATTTAAGCAGGACgctccaaaacacagcagctctgtgatgCACTGGGGAGTTCAAGAAACACCTGCAAAAATaaggagacaaaaaagaaaccaaatcacTATTGTGGAAGAGCTTTGTAATTCTGGGACTGAGCAAGTATTTCTTCAGGTGAGTCCTGCATTCCCCAAGAAGCTGTTACTCAGGCATGGAAGGGCCAGCAGCAAACACATTAGCACCACATAAGCCTTTTCAACACTTAAATGCCCACTCAGAATGGGCATCTTCCTTGTTAGCCTGAAACCTGCTCTCAGCTAAAGCAGGAACTGTTTCGCAGGCTGGCTGCTCTATGCCTCCACCAGACCCACAGCCTTCTCTACGGAGAAGGCTCTGAGCAGTGGATACACCTGTAATGCAGTGACTGGAAAATCCCATCACTGATGCTTATAACACGATGACCAGAGGACacgaaaggaaagaaaaagctaacTTTTCTGAGGGAAATATCTTCCTGCCCATTCTTGGGCAATTCGTGCACTCCTCCTCAAATGCAAGGGCTTTCTTAGAGCAAATGAGTACGAAAAGCTGTTTTACAACATGTACCTCAACACACAGGTCGTCAAAAAATAGACAAACGTGGTTTAGACTTTACAACTTCACTCTACCAAGGAAATACAGCAAGAGAAAGGGAGATTTCACAGCATTATACAATTCAAGAAGTAGCTTGCTTTTGCAGGAACTCTGAGTCAGTACAATGCCACATAAGCTAGAACAGAAATGCTACCCTTCACAggattaaatacaaaattattaaaGCACCCTAATGCTGgctatttctattttcttttaactctaTTAAGGAACATAACTTGATTTCTTACAGAGCACCCtaaaagtttaaaacaaacattgtTCTACCTCCAGTTcttaaataacaacaaaaagatTAGAGAAGCACAAGTAATTCTAGTCTTTCTTGAAGTAATTTCCCCTGCCTTGATAGGCCATCTTGCTTTCCATTTGCTTGAGAAGCCAGCACTAGAAAAGCATGCTGAGTCTTTTTGGCCAGTATGGCTTCAGATGCAGAGGTACAGCAGTCTGGAGCAGCCAGGAGAGGAGGCAGGACATTGCTGTGCTCTCTTCAGAGAGCtgttagaaccatagaatcacagaatggtttgggttggaaaggaccttaagctcatccagtaccaacccccttgccatgggcagggacaccttccactagagcaggttgctcaagaccctgtccaacctggtccttcttatgttaaggacaccagaactacatCAGTACTTCAAGTGGGGTcttcccagagcacagcagagggggagaatcccctcccttgacctgctggttgcactctggggatgcagcccagcacacgggtgGTTTCTGgactcaagcacacactgaagccgggcatggggagcttctcatcacccaacacccccaagtccttctccacagttCCTATTCTGCTGTGGTCTCTGTAAGACACTCTCACCCCTGCCTCTCCCCTGTCTCCTTTGCAGATGGAAACCCTGCTGGGCCAGTCTGCTCGATGTCTGCCTGCTGCCCTCGGGAACAGAGCCACATCAAGGCAGGAGACTGCAAAAGCTACCTCCTAAAGGGGAAAGCACCACTGCTTCGGCTTCCAAGCTGTCAGAGGCTCTGCAGGCAAACCACACTTAGACAGCAATGCTTTCCAAATCAAGATACTCCAAAATAGAGTTATCAGGCATCAGCTTAGGACAAAGCCCTCCTAAAACATCTCCCTCCAACCATGCTTCATGCAGCCCCCAACCTGACTTTATTCACACTATACTTCTTAACACAGGATAAGTGATTGGCTTCTGGGAAACTCAAGCAAGATCATCTGCACAtgcaggagagatgctccacaCCACAGGAGATGCCCTGGTTGCCCCCCCACCCTGCAGAATCAAGGCCCTGTGGGGCTCTGCCATGCTTTTGACTTCAGAAGCTTCTCCTGAGGGTTTTCCATGGGGAACTGATAACAGGCGTATCTCAGTACCCCGAGCTTTTGTTTCCCAAGGCTAGGATAATCTAGGAGTGGCAGGTTCACCACAGTGGAACAATCTTACAGGTCATTGCAAGTTCCTGCTGGAACACTCCTCCTGGTGCCACACAGCAGAAGATGCCAAACAAGTCACACCAcatcttctcctctccaggccaTGCAAGGGAACCTGTAGAACTCACCTTCAGCACCCAGCATAACACAATCCTTGCCTTCGACAGCTGTGCATGCTGTTGCAACATGAACagttattttgctttgatttgtaGGCTGGCAAAGTAGGTTCTGCAAGCAAGAACATTTTAGCAGAGACATGACATTTCTAGGTACCTCCTGTCCTCCACCCTGGATTTGCTGCGGATCAGTTTAATTGTTACTACTACTTCATACggtatgattttattttatatgtacAACCAGTGTCCTAACATGAGGTCCCTCTCAGGCATTCTGCCACCAAACTTTTCCTGTGGAGCAGGAAGGCATCTGCTCTTCCAGGCCAAATGAGATGGCTCACAAGCAGTGTTCTCTTTCCACACCTCTAGCTAAGTCACTTGGGTGAGCTTCTGCATCACAGCAGTTAGTACAAAGGTGCTCTTTTAAAGGTGATGGAAACTTACCATCAAACAAAGCTGAGAGTGTCAGCTATGAGTAGTACTGAGAAAGGACAACAAACCCCAACACTCCCAAACctataaaaatacttaaacaaatagctgctgccttcctgacACCTAGAGCCTGACGTGGCCATGGGGTGTAATGCTGGCTGGCCAGCAGGCAGGCTAAGCCCACACAACAAGTCCTCTGGGGGTAAATTAATCCTGTGCAGAGAACAAGTGAGTAATGCAGTATCTTCATGGCAGTCACGGAACTATATCCTGCCCCCACACTCTTATACTTAACCTTTATTGTCCAATATCTCACTGAACTTGGAACCATCCAAGCAGGGATGGTTCAGATGCTGCTGTGCACCCAGGGAGCTGTGGCCAGCAGTGGCCTGGCAGAGAAGAACACACAATCCTGATTTCCCCACAGCAGATTAACCCTAAAACTGCTAACAACAGTGTCTCCACCTTGTTAAacaaaaagagggagaaaaagggggtgggggtggggggtgggtgaatgaacgagctgtgtggatcggtttaaaccatgacacaagcCCTTACCTGTCTCCGATAGTAAGTGACAGACAGCAGATGCACAGAGAAACCCCGTAAGCACAGACCAACATATGAATGTATTTCTCTTCCAGTAAATGCACACAGCTTCCAAAAAGCTGTGTCATCAGCTGTACCAATGCCCATCCTCTGCACATTTGTTTAATTGCTTCTTGAAACCACCTGCATTTCCCA from Lathamus discolor isolate bLatDis1 chromosome 3, bLatDis1.hap1, whole genome shotgun sequence encodes the following:
- the ST6GAL1 gene encoding beta-galactoside alpha-2,6-sialyltransferase 1, with the protein product MVHVNVLKKLMCVLVVILVALTICLWRETRRSYYVPFKTETDDLQTSEKWNPLKSQGLFREAASELGVIPRTWFGNHNQVKDSISGIAEKSKKVTDSMKVWDKDSSSRNLIPRLQKVRKNYLSMNKYNVTYKGKRNAAKLSPEKLLCQLRDRVNVTMIQGSDGPFDTSEWQQYLPGKSLNETVGHLGRCAVVSSAGSLRSSHLGQEIDSHDAVLRFNGAPIKGFQEDVGQKTTIRLVNSQLVTVEKQQFLGEALYNTGILIVWDPAPYHAEIHEWYKKPDYNFFESYKSYRSTHPEQPFYILNPKMQWQLWDILQENSLEQIQPNPPSSGMLGIVIMMTLCDEVDVYEFLPSKRQTDICHYYQRFHDRACTMGAYHPLLFEKNLVKHINQGTDEDIYIHGKATLPGFQNVHC